A portion of the Leptospira noumeaensis genome contains these proteins:
- a CDS encoding response regulator, with protein MNRPKVYKVLLLEDDESSAKLLLHTLERYNFDVTHVVDGMSGLSKIRNNTYDLVISDVNMPYLDGISFLEKGKEMLKMTPVIMLTAVGEKDQVRRAALSHVTAYLLKPIANQALLEKIAQVLQLKPENIIDKKEYPLVINVSELSISQMLLEIKGCPGKKALEEIYDRFMLSLGGRGTFTNLRINLDNTFFYEVRSLQVLDDLIAKILKQTNIRASSLFLDSEFFNNHVVDLQPYSYLSEVNIISK; from the coding sequence ATGAACCGTCCAAAAGTTTATAAAGTCCTTTTACTCGAAGATGATGAAAGTAGTGCCAAACTACTGTTACATACTTTGGAAAGATATAACTTTGATGTCACTCATGTTGTGGATGGGATGTCTGGCCTTAGTAAAATCAGAAACAATACTTATGATTTGGTCATTAGTGATGTCAATATGCCCTATCTCGATGGAATTAGTTTTTTAGAAAAAGGGAAAGAGATGTTGAAGATGACTCCTGTCATCATGTTGACGGCTGTTGGTGAAAAAGACCAAGTGCGAAGAGCTGCTCTCAGTCATGTGACAGCTTATCTTTTGAAACCAATTGCCAACCAAGCTCTTCTTGAAAAAATCGCACAAGTATTGCAGTTAAAACCAGAGAATATCATTGATAAAAAGGAATATCCTTTGGTGATCAATGTCTCGGAACTTTCCATTTCGCAAATGCTTTTGGAGATTAAGGGTTGTCCTGGTAAAAAAGCCTTAGAAGAGATCTATGACCGGTTTATGTTATCTCTTGGAGGCCGAGGGACATTCACCAATTTGAGAATCAATCTCGATAACACCTTCTTTTATGAAGTTCGATCCTTACAAGTTTTGGATGATCTCATTGCAAAAATACTCAAACAGACCAATATCCGAGCCAGTTCCTTGTTTTTGGATTCTGAGTTCTTCAATAATCATGTAGTGGATTTACAGCCGTACTCCTATCTTTCTGAGGTAAATATAATTTCAAAATGA
- the aroC gene encoding chorismate synthase translates to MPSSWGKIFRVSTYGESHGTSVGVVVDGVPAGLPFPEEEIQKDLTRRRPGQNDLTTPRDEKDRMVVESGVFQGKTTGSPILMKVNNQNTIGSDYDEMAHVFRPSHADYTYSEKYGHRAHVGGGRSSVRETIGRVAAAGLARVILERELGISTVGWVDSIGPIDSNIGESEFPMTRDIVDNFPTRCPKQSVNDEMEVLIRKLRDEGDSVGGVVKIVVRNLPPGLGDPVYDKLDADLAKAILSISACKGFEVGSGFSGTRQTGRVHNDEFYIEEGTGKVKTRTNNSGGIQGGISNGMDLILRAAFKPTSTIKLEQKTINDKKEETILKAKGRHDACVLPRAVPIVEAVVNLVLVDAYLYQRALQPKWFMKYANLDSIPEQ, encoded by the coding sequence ATGCCTTCAAGTTGGGGAAAAATTTTCAGAGTGTCTACCTATGGTGAATCCCACGGAACTTCCGTCGGTGTGGTTGTGGATGGAGTCCCAGCTGGTTTGCCTTTTCCCGAAGAAGAAATCCAAAAAGATTTAACGCGCCGTAGACCAGGTCAAAATGATCTCACCACTCCAAGAGATGAAAAGGATCGGATGGTAGTGGAATCAGGTGTTTTCCAAGGAAAAACAACGGGAAGTCCGATCCTAATGAAAGTGAACAACCAAAACACCATTGGGAGTGACTACGATGAAATGGCCCATGTCTTTCGGCCTTCTCATGCAGATTATACTTATTCAGAAAAATATGGCCACCGGGCCCATGTGGGTGGTGGTCGGTCTTCAGTTCGAGAAACGATTGGTAGAGTTGCTGCCGCAGGCCTTGCCCGAGTCATCTTAGAACGCGAGTTAGGAATCTCAACAGTGGGTTGGGTGGATTCTATCGGTCCAATTGATTCCAATATTGGTGAATCTGAATTTCCTATGACAAGAGATATTGTAGATAATTTTCCAACAAGATGTCCTAAACAATCTGTGAACGATGAAATGGAAGTTCTCATTCGTAAACTTAGAGATGAAGGAGATTCTGTGGGTGGGGTTGTAAAAATTGTGGTTCGCAATTTACCTCCTGGCCTAGGTGATCCCGTCTATGACAAGTTAGATGCCGATTTGGCAAAAGCAATATTATCAATCTCTGCGTGTAAGGGATTTGAAGTGGGTTCGGGATTTTCTGGTACTCGCCAAACAGGAAGAGTTCACAACGATGAATTTTATATTGAAGAAGGAACTGGAAAAGTAAAAACAAGAACTAATAATTCTGGTGGAATCCAAGGTGGAATTTCCAACGGAATGGATTTGATTCTCCGTGCGGCTTTCAAACCTACTTCTACCATCAAACTAGAACAAAAAACCATTAACGATAAAAAAGAAGAAACCATTTTAAAAGCGAAAGGTCGTCATGATGCATGTGTTTTGCCAAGAGCAGTTCCCATTGTGGAAGCTGTGGTAAACCTTGTGCTTGTGGATGCTTATCTTTACCAAAGAGCATTACAACCAAAATGGTTTATGAAATATGCTAATTTAGATTCGATTCCAGAACAATAA
- a CDS encoding Zn-ribbon domain-containing OB-fold protein — translation MNVTQTFAGTVCNQCNFKVAEVLQGCPSCGSESTEKVNLKENGTIHSFTVVYVGFGHMANRAPYVLAIVQTEENVKLTTVIEGVSDFNAVKIGDKVRFKGMDDKIGPVFQY, via the coding sequence ATGAATGTAACCCAAACCTTCGCTGGCACTGTTTGTAACCAATGTAACTTTAAAGTGGCCGAAGTTTTACAGGGTTGCCCCTCCTGTGGGAGTGAATCCACTGAAAAAGTGAACTTAAAAGAGAACGGAACCATCCATTCCTTTACTGTTGTGTACGTTGGGTTTGGACATATGGCAAACCGTGCCCCTTACGTTTTGGCAATTGTACAAACGGAAGAAAATGTAAAACTGACAACTGTGATTGAAGGTGTTAGTGATTTTAACGCTGTAAAAATTGGCGATAAAGTTCGTTTCAAAGGTATGGATGATAAGATCGGCCCTGTATTTCAATATTAG
- a CDS encoding NADP-dependent oxidoreductase yields the protein MKAFQVTRYGKKEKLVLSEVPEPIIKDNEVLVQIHATAINLLDSLVKNGDFKIFLPYKTPFTNGHDLAGVITKVGANVSKFKVGDEVYARPSDFHIGTFAEFIAISENDLALKPKNVSMEEAASIPLVGLTSVQALVEIANLKKGQKVFIQAGSGGVGTFAIQLAKLLGAYVATTTSSANTELVKSLGADLVIDYKKEDFSTILKDYDFVLHSNRESKILHQSLQILKQGGTLVSLTGPPTSEFAKKIGLGWPFQFLMSLLSMSVKRKAKKLNVNFEFLFMRADGNQLSEITTFIEAGKIRPVIDKVFPFEQTNEAISYVETGRSKGKVVVKLK from the coding sequence ATGAAGGCTTTTCAAGTAACACGTTACGGTAAAAAAGAAAAACTGGTACTTTCAGAAGTACCAGAACCAATTATCAAAGATAACGAAGTTTTGGTGCAAATTCATGCAACGGCCATCAACCTACTGGATTCGTTGGTAAAAAATGGTGATTTTAAAATTTTCCTCCCTTATAAGACACCATTTACAAACGGACACGATTTGGCAGGTGTCATAACAAAAGTGGGTGCCAATGTTTCCAAATTTAAAGTTGGTGATGAAGTTTATGCGAGGCCTTCTGATTTTCACATCGGAACCTTTGCAGAGTTTATCGCTATTTCGGAAAATGATTTAGCCTTGAAACCTAAAAATGTTAGTATGGAAGAAGCAGCATCCATTCCACTTGTTGGACTAACTTCTGTACAAGCACTTGTAGAGATAGCAAATCTTAAAAAAGGGCAAAAGGTATTTATCCAAGCAGGTTCCGGCGGTGTTGGGACATTTGCGATCCAACTGGCAAAACTTTTGGGTGCCTATGTAGCAACTACAACAAGTTCGGCAAATACGGAATTGGTGAAAAGTCTTGGAGCTGATTTAGTGATTGATTACAAAAAAGAAGATTTTTCCACTATATTAAAAGATTATGATTTTGTGTTACATAGCAACCGAGAGTCTAAAATCCTTCATCAATCTTTGCAAATTTTGAAACAAGGCGGAACTTTAGTATCTCTTACGGGGCCACCAACCAGTGAATTTGCAAAAAAAATCGGCTTAGGTTGGCCTTTCCAATTTTTGATGAGTTTGTTAAGTATGTCGGTAAAACGAAAAGCAAAAAAGTTAAATGTTAATTTTGAATTTTTGTTTATGAGGGCAGATGGAAATCAGTTAAGTGAAATTACGACATTCATTGAAGCTGGAAAAATTCGACCAGTCATTGATAAGGTGTTTCCGTTTGAACAAACAAACGAGGCCATATCTTATGTAGAAACAGGCCGTAGTAAGGGCAAAGTGGTTGTAAAACTCAAATAG
- a CDS encoding NuoI/complex I 23 kDa subunit family protein — protein sequence MGTVNVVNVAKKHQFSWYEKFYFWSIGKGLWITLKHFIKVALFNKQVTIEYPDKKRQYSTRFRGMHSMKRDEKGRERCTACFCCMWICPANAIHIEAAEVPSDRQHLHPEDKFAKKFEINLLRCIFCGLCEEACPKGAIYLDGTGEMAADNREDLFLTKERMMEKTGGSILGQRN from the coding sequence TTGGGAACCGTTAATGTAGTCAACGTCGCCAAAAAACACCAGTTTTCTTGGTATGAGAAGTTCTATTTTTGGTCCATAGGCAAAGGCCTTTGGATCACGCTGAAACATTTCATTAAGGTAGCTTTGTTCAACAAACAAGTGACCATCGAATATCCTGATAAAAAACGTCAGTATTCGACTCGGTTTCGTGGAATGCACTCCATGAAACGAGATGAAAAAGGTCGGGAAAGATGTACGGCTTGTTTTTGTTGTATGTGGATTTGTCCGGCCAACGCGATTCATATCGAAGCGGCAGAAGTTCCTTCGGATCGTCAACACCTTCACCCAGAAGATAAGTTTGCTAAGAAGTTTGAAATCAACTTACTCCGATGTATTTTCTGTGGTCTTTGCGAGGAGGCTTGTCCTAAGGGTGCGATTTACCTAGATGGAACTGGGGAAATGGCTGCCGACAACCGTGAAGATTTATTTTTAACCAAAGAAAGAATGATGGAAAAAACTGGCGGATCAATTCTCGGCCAAAGGAATTAA
- a CDS encoding LIC_10042 family TonB-like protein: MHILFEGPKYKALLIAFGSHLFLVLALVSYNLQSDIDSPLLHLTEGGAVSSIRLQFSSGFGNTTTSSAANASEVDGTKTWEDEITEFQNCLSYPALALEQKLEDVCAYKLTIKEDGSLEKIAVVTPCRYEVFDLQVRRQLADWQFQYSKGKEFVLPIRFRLDVRD, encoded by the coding sequence ATGCACATTCTCTTTGAAGGTCCGAAATATAAGGCATTACTCATTGCTTTTGGATCTCATCTATTCTTAGTTTTGGCCCTCGTTAGCTATAACCTTCAAAGTGACATAGATTCGCCACTCCTCCACCTGACAGAAGGAGGAGCTGTTTCTTCCATCCGATTACAATTTTCTTCCGGATTTGGAAATACCACAACCTCATCGGCGGCAAATGCTTCCGAGGTGGACGGTACCAAAACCTGGGAAGACGAAATCACCGAATTTCAAAATTGTCTGAGTTATCCAGCTCTCGCCTTGGAACAAAAATTAGAAGATGTTTGCGCGTACAAACTTACGATCAAAGAAGATGGTTCTCTGGAAAAAATTGCAGTGGTCACCCCATGCAGGTATGAGGTCTTTGATTTACAGGTGCGTCGGCAACTCGCCGATTGGCAGTTTCAATATTCCAAAGGTAAAGAATTTGTTCTACCCATTAGGTTCCGCTTAGATGTCCGAGACTAA
- a CDS encoding acetyl-CoA C-acetyltransferase, translating into MGNSYIIDAVRTPRGKGKKRGTLASVHPQELAAATLKAIQSRTGIDPKTVEEVVMGCVSQVADQAACIARYAVMAAHWPKDVPGYTVNRFCGSGLQALNNVANHVASGAMELGVGGGVESMSRVKMGDDMIGRDFNVGNDKIAAHYNLVPQGISADLIATKYDISREEADRFAESSQQKAHAAIQNGYFKKSVIPITLDDGTVVTEEENPRLESDYAFLSSLGPVFKTIGEKELDAIALRSYPEVTKINHIHTLGNSSGIVDGAAAILVTNDDGLKKYGLKPRAKILATVATGEDPTIMLTGPVSASQKALKQAGLSVKDIDLWEINEAFASVVLYVKKTLGIDESKINVNGGAIALGHPLGATGAILTGTVLDELERRDLRYGLITLCIGGGMGIATIIERLK; encoded by the coding sequence ATGGGGAATTCCTATATTATTGATGCTGTCCGAACTCCGAGAGGAAAGGGCAAAAAACGTGGGACACTTGCATCCGTCCACCCACAAGAATTAGCTGCTGCCACTTTAAAAGCCATCCAATCACGTACCGGAATTGATCCCAAAACGGTTGAGGAAGTTGTAATGGGTTGTGTATCCCAAGTTGCTGACCAAGCTGCATGTATCGCGCGTTATGCGGTTATGGCGGCTCATTGGCCAAAAGACGTTCCAGGTTATACTGTGAATCGTTTTTGCGGATCTGGATTACAAGCACTGAACAACGTAGCAAACCATGTTGCTTCCGGAGCAATGGAACTTGGAGTTGGTGGTGGAGTTGAATCCATGAGCCGTGTGAAAATGGGTGATGATATGATTGGTCGTGATTTTAACGTTGGTAACGATAAAATTGCTGCACATTACAACCTAGTTCCACAAGGGATTTCTGCTGATTTAATCGCAACTAAGTATGATATTTCTCGCGAAGAAGCAGATCGTTTTGCAGAATCTTCACAACAAAAAGCACATGCTGCCATTCAAAACGGATACTTTAAAAAATCCGTGATCCCAATTACTTTGGATGATGGAACCGTTGTAACCGAAGAAGAGAACCCACGTTTGGAATCAGACTATGCTTTCCTTTCTAGTCTTGGTCCTGTATTCAAAACTATCGGTGAAAAAGAATTGGATGCGATTGCATTACGTTCTTACCCAGAAGTAACAAAAATCAATCACATCCATACACTAGGAAACTCTTCCGGTATTGTTGATGGTGCTGCTGCGATTCTAGTGACTAATGATGATGGACTCAAAAAATACGGTTTGAAACCACGCGCAAAAATTCTTGCAACGGTAGCAACTGGTGAAGATCCAACAATTATGTTAACTGGTCCTGTTTCTGCTTCACAAAAAGCATTGAAACAAGCTGGCCTTAGTGTAAAAGACATTGACCTTTGGGAAATCAACGAAGCATTCGCATCTGTAGTGTTATACGTAAAGAAAACACTCGGAATTGATGAATCCAAAATCAATGTGAACGGAGGAGCGATTGCTCTCGGACATCCACTCGGAGCAACAGGTGCGATTCTTACAGGAACCGTTCTTGACGAGTTGGAAAGAAGAGACCTTCGTTACGGACTCATCACTCTTTGTATCGGTGGTGGTATGGGTATCGCTACGATCATCGAAAGATTGAAGTAA
- a CDS encoding SDR family oxidoreductase has protein sequence MKQTILITGASSGFGLIVATKLHEKGYNVIGTSRNPNKVKVPFQMLPLDIADDSSIKVFRNELFKHISHLDVLINNAGFYLSGLAEETSIEEGKRQFETNFWGTIKLTKELLPDFRKQKSGKIITVGSIMGLLNFPSASYYGASKHALEGFFKSLRFELNEFNVKVAMVEPMGFKTNIITNAMKAEIKIDDYNQYRGKIERFAKDLFGNAPEPTPVIDTLIKLVETKNPKFNHPVGKGASVILTIQHFAYKLFENSMIKNINRFKG, from the coding sequence ATGAAACAAACAATTTTAATTACCGGTGCTTCCTCAGGTTTTGGTTTGATTGTCGCAACGAAACTTCACGAAAAAGGTTACAATGTCATAGGCACAAGTCGTAACCCAAACAAAGTAAAAGTGCCTTTTCAAATGTTGCCTTTGGATATTGCCGATGATAGTTCTATCAAGGTTTTTCGTAATGAATTGTTCAAGCATATTTCCCATTTAGATGTTTTGATCAATAATGCCGGCTTTTATTTGTCGGGACTTGCAGAAGAAACTTCCATTGAAGAAGGTAAAAGACAATTTGAAACAAACTTTTGGGGAACTATCAAACTGACTAAAGAATTATTACCTGACTTTAGAAAACAAAAATCCGGCAAAATAATTACCGTTGGATCCATTATGGGTCTATTGAATTTTCCAAGTGCTTCTTATTATGGTGCTTCCAAACATGCGTTAGAAGGTTTTTTTAAATCATTACGTTTTGAATTAAATGAGTTTAATGTTAAAGTGGCAATGGTGGAACCAATGGGTTTTAAAACCAATATCATTACTAATGCTATGAAAGCTGAAATCAAAATTGATGACTACAACCAATACCGAGGTAAAATCGAAAGATTTGCAAAAGATTTGTTTGGAAATGCACCTGAACCAACTCCAGTAATTGATACTTTAATCAAATTGGTTGAAACTAAAAATCCAAAATTTAATCATCCAGTAGGGAAAGGTGCTTCTGTTATATTGACAATACAACATTTCGCATATAAATTATTTGAAAATTCAATGATTAAAAACATCAATCGATTTAAGGGATAA
- a CDS encoding ATP-binding protein, whose product MSIQNDPIIKNEFANLKGEWKFFWNESKNPNQLQNLESESEIIVVPSSWNQKMIHGKKLGSTGYATYYLQVKIPEDWKNKVLLLRADYHAGAYELFVNGLLSQSVGMFGTKKETSKNVHAPSIGYIYSNSDILNIVIHESNFEHRVGGIGREIYLGLPKAINSISNERRISDLFSISVLFIISLYYFFYFLIRNSDKSSLIFSILCLFLLIRALVQNEQILREYFPNGNYKLFLLIEYSAMYFAPSLAIHFFSLPIEFRFKNKIIISCYTISIGYFVYALIVDTLSISNTVLHFQYIVLILSLSAIGLNVLAITKKIKHSWLSLGSMFVALVTIIIDMLIIQEKIQIPFTASYGLIFMIFTQGIILAVRHSEAFSTNEQLTNELTLFNENLENKVNERTIELNSAIERMEKSVKARNDFLANMSHEIRTPMNIISGMAELLDESELKPEQKEYVSIFNIANKTLLNVLNDVLDLSKLEQGFLSIDTHEFRIDHLLNDLNKIFQFKTKGTLLTFNIQIEKDVPLLVKGDSNRISQILFNLLSNAFKFTNDGQVSLSLSLENNQYFVFTVKDTGIGMTEEKINNLFIRFYQAHESNQIFQRGTGLGLAISKKLVELMNGNIAVKSTLGIGSEFVFKIPLIISTSAILENSQLKQTKEQFHNLKVLIVDDVQENLLIVKKFLEKVAFRISLSSGGYEAVTLFDENLFDIVLMDIQMPTLNGFELLKIFRKIDADRFKFTPIIAFTANVTLEEQREIEEAGFNGFLSKPVSKKDIFDKFIEVLR is encoded by the coding sequence TTGTCGATTCAAAATGATCCAATTATTAAAAATGAATTCGCGAATTTAAAAGGTGAATGGAAATTTTTTTGGAACGAATCTAAAAATCCAAACCAACTGCAAAATTTAGAATCCGAATCAGAAATCATTGTAGTTCCCAGTTCTTGGAACCAAAAAATGATTCATGGGAAAAAATTAGGCAGCACCGGATATGCAACTTATTACCTCCAAGTTAAAATACCAGAAGATTGGAAAAATAAAGTTTTATTACTGAGAGCAGATTACCATGCGGGTGCTTATGAATTATTTGTTAACGGATTACTATCACAATCAGTGGGGATGTTCGGAACCAAGAAGGAAACTTCAAAAAATGTTCATGCACCTTCGATAGGATATATTTATTCGAATTCGGATATTCTAAACATTGTTATCCACGAATCTAATTTTGAACATAGGGTTGGAGGAATTGGCAGAGAAATATACCTTGGTCTTCCAAAAGCAATCAATTCAATTTCAAACGAACGAAGAATTTCGGATCTATTTTCAATTAGTGTTCTATTTATTATAAGTTTATATTATTTTTTCTATTTTTTAATTAGAAATTCAGATAAGTCTAGTTTGATCTTCTCAATTTTATGTTTGTTCTTACTAATAAGAGCATTAGTGCAAAATGAACAAATTTTACGCGAATATTTTCCGAATGGGAATTATAAACTTTTTTTGCTAATTGAGTATAGTGCGATGTATTTTGCACCAAGTTTAGCAATTCATTTTTTCTCTTTACCAATCGAATTTAGATTTAAAAATAAAATCATAATTTCTTGTTATACCATTTCTATAGGCTACTTTGTTTACGCATTAATAGTTGATACTTTATCAATTTCAAATACAGTATTACATTTTCAATATATTGTATTAATTTTGAGCCTATCTGCTATCGGACTCAACGTTCTTGCAATAACTAAAAAGATAAAACATTCTTGGTTATCATTAGGCAGTATGTTCGTGGCGCTAGTCACTATCATTATTGATATGTTAATTATTCAGGAGAAAATACAAATACCATTTACCGCTTCTTATGGTTTAATTTTTATGATTTTTACTCAAGGAATCATATTAGCAGTCAGACACTCCGAAGCGTTCAGCACAAATGAACAACTTACAAATGAATTAACTTTGTTCAATGAAAACCTAGAAAATAAGGTGAATGAAAGAACAATTGAATTAAATTCAGCAATCGAACGAATGGAAAAGTCCGTTAAAGCTAGAAATGATTTTTTAGCAAACATGAGCCATGAAATTCGGACTCCAATGAACATAATCTCAGGTATGGCGGAGCTACTTGATGAATCAGAATTAAAACCTGAACAAAAAGAATATGTATCCATTTTCAATATAGCCAATAAAACATTATTAAACGTTCTTAATGACGTCTTAGACTTATCAAAATTGGAACAAGGATTTCTTTCGATTGATACGCATGAATTTAGAATTGATCATTTATTAAATGATTTAAATAAAATTTTTCAATTCAAAACTAAAGGAACGCTGTTAACATTTAATATACAAATTGAAAAAGATGTTCCTTTGCTTGTTAAAGGTGATTCAAATAGAATTTCTCAAATTTTGTTTAATTTGCTGAGTAATGCATTTAAGTTTACGAATGATGGACAAGTTAGTTTATCACTTAGCTTAGAAAATAATCAGTATTTTGTTTTTACAGTCAAAGATACTGGTATTGGTATGACTGAGGAAAAAATTAATAACTTATTTATAAGATTTTACCAAGCTCATGAATCGAATCAAATTTTTCAAAGAGGCACAGGATTAGGTTTAGCAATTTCTAAAAAACTAGTTGAACTTATGAATGGAAATATCGCTGTCAAAAGTACCTTAGGTATAGGATCAGAATTTGTATTTAAAATCCCATTAATCATTTCTACCTCTGCTATTTTAGAAAATTCTCAACTCAAACAAACAAAAGAACAATTTCATAATTTAAAAGTTCTAATCGTAGATGATGTTCAAGAAAATTTGCTTATCGTAAAAAAATTCTTAGAAAAAGTAGCGTTTCGTATTTCGCTATCCTCCGGTGGTTATGAAGCCGTCACTTTATTTGATGAAAATTTGTTTGATATTGTATTAATGGATATTCAAATGCCGACTTTAAATGGATTCGAATTACTAAAAATTTTTCGTAAAATAGACGCTGATCGATTTAAATTTACTCCCATAATAGCATTTACGGCAAATGTAACTTTGGAGGAACAACGTGAAATAGAAGAGGCAGGATTTAATGGTTTTCTATCCAAACCTGTTTCAAAAAAAGATATATTCGATAAATTTATCGAAGTATTAAGATAA
- a CDS encoding winged helix-turn-helix transcriptional regulator, whose amino-acid sequence MEKAKKRSECPLSCSLDIFGDKWSLLIIRDMMFFNKSTYGDFLKSEEGIATNILAARLQSLEENELIEKTDHPTSKAKVLYQLTNKAIELLPILLEIQLWAEKYFEIPAEIKSQLKEVKKGKEEFIKVMTRKLKKQSANQAG is encoded by the coding sequence ATGGAAAAAGCCAAAAAAAGGTCAGAATGCCCTCTCAGCTGCTCGTTAGACATATTTGGTGACAAATGGTCTTTACTCATCATTAGAGATATGATGTTCTTTAATAAATCAACCTATGGAGATTTTTTGAAATCAGAGGAAGGGATCGCTACAAACATCTTGGCTGCGAGACTCCAAAGTTTAGAAGAAAACGAACTCATTGAAAAAACAGACCATCCAACTAGCAAAGCAAAAGTCCTTTATCAACTGACAAACAAAGCAATCGAACTTTTACCAATCCTTCTAGAAATACAATTGTGGGCAGAAAAGTATTTTGAAATTCCCGCAGAAATCAAATCTCAACTCAAAGAAGTAAAAAAGGGAAAAGAGGAATTTATAAAGGTAATGACACGGAAATTAAAAAAACAATCTGCAAACCAAGCAGGATAG
- a CDS encoding 2Fe-2S iron-sulfur cluster-binding protein, whose amino-acid sequence MVKIKIDGVEYEVDEKKNLIDATKEVGVEIPYFCYHPALSIVGMCRMCLIEIEGVPRLQAACNTPVKEGMGIVTKSDRVIEARAGTMEFLLANHPLDCPVCDKAGECRLQDNAFGSGSGHSRFEFDKRNIPQEEIGTNLIINHNRCIVCYRCVRFEEEKVGESNLGLFERGNHSIIGLAKSEPIDHNYQGALADICPVGALLNNKTLFKSRVWWYKSHKSVCHGCSTGCNVTTNVRDNKMYRYMVRENYDQGMFFLCDKGRFDLDWMNENRLHSYLEAGNPSTSKEVLSKIADRMKAAKSIVVLGGAHESNETLESLKKGFELISRELGGKSIQWESRVIEAQNKDTEQVDFLLTKDNHPNTKGAVDLGITTTSGISGIISAVKSGVIDLVIVLKESIPEGIDPSKVIVFDTNLTDAAKNASLAAPIQIFAESAGSFTNKTGLKQNFEQSMNPIKGLESSAGVVNLIFQKLTEKVEASVGNR is encoded by the coding sequence TTGGTTAAGATAAAGATAGACGGAGTCGAATACGAAGTCGACGAAAAGAAAAACCTCATCGACGCCACAAAAGAAGTAGGAGTCGAAATCCCTTACTTTTGTTACCACCCAGCACTCAGCATTGTTGGTATGTGCCGCATGTGCCTGATTGAAATTGAGGGTGTTCCGCGTTTACAAGCGGCATGTAATACTCCTGTAAAAGAAGGAATGGGAATTGTTACTAAATCAGACCGAGTGATAGAAGCTCGTGCTGGTACAATGGAATTTTTACTCGCAAATCACCCGTTAGATTGTCCTGTTTGTGATAAAGCTGGAGAATGTCGTTTGCAAGACAACGCATTTGGTTCTGGTTCTGGACATTCCAGATTTGAATTTGATAAACGAAATATTCCACAAGAAGAGATTGGAACCAATCTCATCATCAATCATAATCGTTGTATTGTTTGTTATCGTTGTGTTCGTTTTGAAGAGGAAAAGGTGGGTGAGTCCAATCTTGGTCTTTTTGAACGAGGAAACCATTCCATCATTGGTCTTGCCAAGTCAGAACCAATCGATCATAACTACCAAGGCGCTTTGGCGGATATTTGTCCTGTTGGAGCACTCCTTAATAATAAAACATTGTTTAAGTCTCGAGTTTGGTGGTACAAATCACATAAATCGGTATGTCATGGATGTTCCACTGGTTGTAATGTAACAACGAATGTGCGAGACAATAAAATGTATCGTTATATGGTTCGTGAGAACTATGACCAAGGTATGTTTTTCCTTTGTGACAAAGGCAGATTTGATTTGGATTGGATGAATGAAAATCGCCTCCATAGTTATTTGGAAGCTGGTAATCCTTCTACATCAAAAGAAGTTCTTTCTAAAATCGCGGATCGAATGAAAGCAGCTAAGTCCATTGTCGTTTTGGGCGGAGCCCATGAATCCAATGAAACGTTAGAATCTTTGAAAAAAGGTTTTGAATTGATATCACGTGAGTTAGGTGGTAAGTCCATCCAATGGGAATCACGTGTGATCGAGGCTCAAAACAAAGATACCGAACAAGTGGATTTTTTACTCACAAAAGACAACCACCCGAATACAAAAGGAGCTGTCGACTTAGGTATCACTACAACTTCAGGAATTTCTGGAATCATCAGTGCTGTTAAGTCCGGTGTCATTGATTTGGTGATTGTTTTGAAGGAATCCATTCCTGAAGGAATTGATCCATCTAAAGTGATTGTTTTTGATACCAATTTGACAGATGCAGCGAAAAACGCAAGTTTGGCGGCACCAATTCAAATTTTTGCAGAATCGGCAGGTAGTTTTACCAATAAAACCGGGCTCAAACAAAACTTTGAACAGTCAATGAATCCAATCAAGGGATTAGAATCGTCTGCTGGTGTTGTGAATTTGATTTTCCAAAAGTTAACTGAAAAAGTGGAGGCATCCGTTGGGAACCGTTAA